In one window of Scyliorhinus canicula chromosome 17, sScyCan1.1, whole genome shotgun sequence DNA:
- the LOC119952385 gene encoding protein qua-1-like, with the protein MLLLQGSNVNIEVPEFTSNKSSSPFRLIILLIIREGLYIPGSEMEFNFDFLTTEYICLRAKRKLYSLGEVFSVFKISNRQDKAHGDGALRDGDDGDRAHGDGDDGDGTHGDGTHGDRSDGDGTDGDGTHGDGDDGDGDDGDGTHGDGAVGDGDDGDRDNGDGTHGDGADGDGADGDGTDGDGDDGDGTHGDGADGDGADADGMHGDEVYGDGVHGDGAHGDGADGDGTDGDGAQGDGAHGDGTHGDGAVGDGAVGDWTDGDGAHGDRAHGDGDDGDGTRGDRAHGDGAHGDRADGDGDDGDGTDGDGADGDGANGDGDDGDGTHGDGANGDGADGDGTDGDGAHGDRADGDGTDGDGTDGDGAHGDGAHGDGAHGDRAHGDGDDGDGAHGDRADGDGDDGDGAVGDGVHVDGADGDGADGDGANGDGDDGDRTHGDGANGDGADGDGTDGDGAHGDGAHGDGAHGDGAHGDGDHGDRAHGDGADGDGADGDGTDGDGTHGDGAFGDGLMVIGLMEMGLMEIGLMDMGMMEIGSWR; encoded by the coding sequence AGTATATCTGTCTTCGTGCAAAAAGAAAATTGTACAGTCTTGGGGAAGTTTTTAGTGTCTTTAAAATTTCTAATCGGCAGGATAAGGCTCATGGAGATGGGGCTCTTAGAGATGGGGATGATGGAGATAGGGCTCATGGAGATGGGGATGATGGAGATGGGACTCATGGAGATGGGACTCATGGAGATAGGTCTGATGGAGATGGGACTGATGGAGATGGGACTCATGGAGATGGGGATGATGGAGATGGGGATGATGGAGATGGGACTCATGGAGATGGGGCTGTTGGAGATGGGGATGATGGAGATAGGGATAATGGAGATGGGACTcatggagatggggctgatggagatggggctgatggagATGGGACTGATGGAGATGGGGATGATGGAGATGGGACTcatggagatggggctgatggagatggggctgatgctgATGGGATGCATGGAGATGAGGTCTATGGAGATGGGGTCCATGGAGATGGGGCTcatggagatggggctgatggagATGGGACTGATGGAGATGGGGCTCAAGGAGATGGGGCTCATGGAGATGGGACTCATGGAGATGGGGCTGTTGGAGATGGAGCTGTTGGAGATTGGACTGATGGAGATGGGGCTCATGGTGATAGGGCTCATGGAGATGGGGATGATGGAGATGGGACTCGTGGAGATAGGGCTCATGGAGATGGGGCTCATGGAGATAGGGCTGATGGAGATGGGGATGATGGAGATGGGACTGATGGGGATGGGGCTGATGGAGATGGGGCTAATGGAGATGGGGATGATGGAGATGGGACTCATGGAGATGGGGCTaatggagatggggctgatggagATGGGACTGATGGAGATGGGGCTCATGGAGATAGGGCTGATGGAGATGGGACTGATGGAGATGGGACTGATGGAGATGGGGCTCATGGAGATGGGGCTCATGGAGATGGGGCTCATGGAGATAGGGCTCATGGAGATGGGGATGATGGAGATGGGGCTCATGGAGATAGGGCTGATGGAGATGGGGATGATGGAGATGGGGCTGTTGGAGATGGGGTCCATGTAGATGGGGCTgatggagatggggctgatggagATGGGGCTAATGGAGATGGGGATGATGGAGATAGGACTCATGGAGATGGGGCTaatggagatggggctgatggagATGGGACTGATGGAGATGGGGCTCATGGAGATGGGGCTCATGGAGATGGGGCTCATGGAGATGGGGCTCATGGAGATGGAGATCATGGTGATAGGGCTcatggagatggggctgatggagatggggctgatggagATGGGACTGATGGAGATGGGACTCATGGAGATGGGGCTTTTGGAGATGGGCTCATGGTGATAGGGCTCATGGAGATGGGGCTCATGGAGATAGGGCTCATGGACATGGGGATGATGGAGATAGGGTCATGGAGATAG